A window of the Macaca nemestrina isolate mMacNem1 chromosome X, mMacNem.hap1, whole genome shotgun sequence genome harbors these coding sequences:
- the LOC105499767 gene encoding nuclear RNA export factor 3 isoform X1: MSLPSGHTMGHTDQVAQRRARCSDIYQRRLSSRSEKVNPGIHSSSHQQQDGEAAMHGAHMDSSVRYTPYAISPYNRKGSFRKQDQTHVNMEREQKPPERRMEGNMPDGTLGSWFKITVPFGIKYNEKWLLNLIRNECSVPFIPVEFHYENMHASFFVENASIAYALKNVSGKIWDEDNEKISIFVNPAGIPHFAQKELKSEKVEKIKLAMNQQCDVSQEALDIQRLPFYPDMMTRDTKMASNPGKCMAASLHVHEENIPMVMSAVGMDKWKGTEPGEKCADRSPVCTTFSDNSSNINSILELFPKLLCLDGQQSPRPTLCGTEAHKTLPTCKGSFFGSEMLKNLVLQFLQQYYLIYDSGDRQGLLSAYHDEACFSLSIPFNPEDSAPSSLCKYFKDSRNIKILKDPYLKGELLRHTKRDIVDSLSALPKTQHDLSSFLVDMWCQTEWMLCFSVNGVFKEVEGQSQGSVLAFTRTFIATPGSSSSLCIVNDKLFVWDTSHQGTQSALFTLVPTAFSSVPAFSQEQQKMLPS, translated from the exons ATGTCACTGCCTTCAGGACACACCATGG GTCACACTGATCAAGTTGCTCAAAGAAGAGCAAGATGTTCGGATATTTACCAAAGGAGATTGAGCAGTAGGTCTGAAAAAGTCAATCCTGGCATACATTCTTCATCCCATCAGCAGCAAGATGGAGAAGCAGCAATGCATGGTGCCCACATGGACTCTTCAGTAAGATA CACTCCCTATGCTATTTCACCCTATAATCGGAAAGGCAGTTTTCGTAAACAAGACCAAACCCATGTTAACATGGAGAGAGAGCAAAAACCTCCAGAGAGAAGAATGGAGGGGAACATGCCGGATGGGACCTTAGGGAGCTGGTTCAAGATCACA GTTCCCTTCGGCATAAAATACAATGAGAAGTGGCTGCTGAATTTGATTCGGAACGAATGCAGTGTACCCTTCATCCCAGTTGAA TTTCACTATGAAAACATGCATGCCAGCTTCTTTGTGGAGAATGCCAGCATCGCCTATGCACTGAAGAATGTCAGTGGCAAGATTTGGGATGAGGATAATGAAAAG ATATCAATCTTTGTCAACCCTGCTGGTATACCCCACTTTGCGCAGAAGGAGCTGAAGTCAGAAAAGGTGGAGAAGATAAAG CTGGCCATGAACCAACAGTGTGATGTCTCCCAGGAAGCTCTTGATATCCAGAGACTCCCCTTTTACCCAG ACATGATGACCCGTGATACTAAAATGGCGTCGAATCCTGGAAAGTGCATGGCTGCCTCCCTGCACGTCCATGAAGAGAACATACCTATG GTGATGTCTGCAGTGGGGATGGACAAATGGAAAGGGACAGAGCCAGGAGAGAAGTGTGCGGACAGAAGCCCAGTGTGCACCACCTTCTCGGATAACTCCAGCAACATAAA CTCCATCCTGGAATTGTTCCCCAAATTATTATGCCTG GATGGCCAGCAGTCACCCAGACCAACTCTGTGTGGTACTGAAGCCCACAAGACGTTACCAACCTGTAAG GGAAGCTTCTTTGGATCTGAGATGTTGAAGAATCTGGTCCTGCAATTCCTGCAGCA GTATTACTTGATCTATGACTCTGGAGATCGACAGGGTCTCCTTAGTGCTTACCATGATGAGGCCTGCTTCTCCCTGAGCATTCCCTTCAACCCCGAGGACTCAGCCCC GAGCAGCTTGTGCAAGTACTTCAAGGATAGCAGGAATATAAAAATTCTCAAGGACCCCT ACCTGAAGGGGGAGCTGCTGAGGCACACAAAACGTGACATTGTGGACTCCCTCAGTGCGTTGCCCAAAACTCAGCATGACCTCAGCTCCTTCCTGGTGGACATGTGGTGCCAGACG GAATGGATGCTCTGCTTTTCTGTCAATGGGGTATTCAAGGAAG TGGAAGGACAGTCTCAGGGTTCTGTTCTTGCCTTCACTCGGACCTTCATCGCTACCCCTGGCAGCAGTTCCAG TCTGTGCATCGTGAATGACAAGCTCTTTGTGTGGGATACCAGCCACCAAGGGACCCAGAGTGCCTTATTCACCCTAGTGCCCACAGCCTTCTCCAGCGTGCCTGCCTTCTCCCAGGAGCAGCAGAAAATG CTGCCTTCATAA
- the LOC105499767 gene encoding nuclear RNA export factor 3 isoform X2 encodes MSLPSGHTMETESMDMEDQLCFVTGHTDQVAQRRARCSDIYQRRLSSRSEKVNPGIHSSSHQQQDGEAAMHGAHMDSSVRYTPYAISPYNRKGSFRKQDQTHVNMEREQKPPERRMEGNMPDGTLGSWFKITVPFGIKYNEKWLLNLIRNECSVPFIPVEFHYENMHASFFVENASIAYALKNVSGKIWDEDNEKISIFVNPAGIPHFAQKELKSEKVEKIKLAMNQQCDVSQEALDIQRLPFYPDMMTRDTKMASNPGKCMAASLHVHEENIPMVMSAVGMDKWKGTEPGEKCADRSPVCTTFSDNSSNINSILELFPKLLCLDGQQSPRPTLCGTEAHKTLPTCKGSFFGSEMLKNLVLQFLQQYYLIYDSGDRQGLLSAYHDEACFSLSIPFNPEDSAPSSLCKYFKDSRNIKILKDPYLKGELLRHTKRDIVDSLSALPKTQHDLSSFLVDMWCQTEWMLCFSVNGVFKEVEGQSQGSVLAFTRTFIATPGSSSSLCIVNDKLFVWDTSHQGTQSALFTLVPTAFSSVPAFSQEQQKMLPS; translated from the exons ATGTCACTGCCTTCAGGACACACCATGG AGACAGAGTCCATGGATATGGAGGACCAACTGTGTTTTGTTACAG GTCACACTGATCAAGTTGCTCAAAGAAGAGCAAGATGTTCGGATATTTACCAAAGGAGATTGAGCAGTAGGTCTGAAAAAGTCAATCCTGGCATACATTCTTCATCCCATCAGCAGCAAGATGGAGAAGCAGCAATGCATGGTGCCCACATGGACTCTTCAGTAAGATA CACTCCCTATGCTATTTCACCCTATAATCGGAAAGGCAGTTTTCGTAAACAAGACCAAACCCATGTTAACATGGAGAGAGAGCAAAAACCTCCAGAGAGAAGAATGGAGGGGAACATGCCGGATGGGACCTTAGGGAGCTGGTTCAAGATCACA GTTCCCTTCGGCATAAAATACAATGAGAAGTGGCTGCTGAATTTGATTCGGAACGAATGCAGTGTACCCTTCATCCCAGTTGAA TTTCACTATGAAAACATGCATGCCAGCTTCTTTGTGGAGAATGCCAGCATCGCCTATGCACTGAAGAATGTCAGTGGCAAGATTTGGGATGAGGATAATGAAAAG ATATCAATCTTTGTCAACCCTGCTGGTATACCCCACTTTGCGCAGAAGGAGCTGAAGTCAGAAAAGGTGGAGAAGATAAAG CTGGCCATGAACCAACAGTGTGATGTCTCCCAGGAAGCTCTTGATATCCAGAGACTCCCCTTTTACCCAG ACATGATGACCCGTGATACTAAAATGGCGTCGAATCCTGGAAAGTGCATGGCTGCCTCCCTGCACGTCCATGAAGAGAACATACCTATG GTGATGTCTGCAGTGGGGATGGACAAATGGAAAGGGACAGAGCCAGGAGAGAAGTGTGCGGACAGAAGCCCAGTGTGCACCACCTTCTCGGATAACTCCAGCAACATAAA CTCCATCCTGGAATTGTTCCCCAAATTATTATGCCTG GATGGCCAGCAGTCACCCAGACCAACTCTGTGTGGTACTGAAGCCCACAAGACGTTACCAACCTGTAAG GGAAGCTTCTTTGGATCTGAGATGTTGAAGAATCTGGTCCTGCAATTCCTGCAGCA GTATTACTTGATCTATGACTCTGGAGATCGACAGGGTCTCCTTAGTGCTTACCATGATGAGGCCTGCTTCTCCCTGAGCATTCCCTTCAACCCCGAGGACTCAGCCCC GAGCAGCTTGTGCAAGTACTTCAAGGATAGCAGGAATATAAAAATTCTCAAGGACCCCT ACCTGAAGGGGGAGCTGCTGAGGCACACAAAACGTGACATTGTGGACTCCCTCAGTGCGTTGCCCAAAACTCAGCATGACCTCAGCTCCTTCCTGGTGGACATGTGGTGCCAGACG GAATGGATGCTCTGCTTTTCTGTCAATGGGGTATTCAAGGAAG TGGAAGGACAGTCTCAGGGTTCTGTTCTTGCCTTCACTCGGACCTTCATCGCTACCCCTGGCAGCAGTTCCAG TCTGTGCATCGTGAATGACAAGCTCTTTGTGTGGGATACCAGCCACCAAGGGACCCAGAGTGCCTTATTCACCCTAGTGCCCACAGCCTTCTCCAGCGTGCCTGCCTTCTCCCAGGAGCAGCAGAAAATG CTGCCTTCATAA